From the Pseudomonas sp. VD-NE ins genome, the window CTCCACATCCACAGGCTGGTAGCAGCACCCAGCACCATATAGAGCATGATCGCCAGGTAACGCTTGGAACCGAACAGCTTGTCCGACACCCAGCCGTTGCTCAATGCGCCAACCGCCATGCCGACGGGGAGGGCGACGGTGATCCATTTCGGGTCGACCATGCTGTCGCCGCTTTTCCAGTTGGCGCCGAGAAAGTGCACCGGCACCCAGACGATCAAGCCGTAGCGCGCCGCGTTCTGAAAGCCCAATGACAGCGCGGCGATCAGCAGACGTGGGTTCCTCAGCACCGCTTTATAGCGTTGAGCCGAGGACTCGACTTCGCCATGTGCGGCCTCCTGATGTTTGTCGTCAGCGTTGGCCACACCGGTATCACCCACGGGCTCGAAGCCCAGATCCTGCGGGCGTTCGCGGGCAACCAGATAGAAAATGATCCCGCCGGCAAGCATCAGCAGCACCGGCAAACGGAAGATCCAGCGCCATTCCAGTTGCAGCACTTCGAGCACGACTATAGAGGTGACGTACGACAGAATCGACGCGCAACCGGCGGCGAAGGTGTAGAAGCCGTAGACCTTGCCGCGCTCGCCCGCCGCCCACCAATTGGCAATCAGCCGCCCGCCCGGCGCCCAGCCCAGTGCCTGAAAGTAGCCGTTGACGCCCCACGGCAGAATCAGACTGGTGAAACCACCGGCAAAACTGGTCACCCAGTTGGCACCGCACGACAACACCGCGCCGAGGGTCATGATGCGCC encodes:
- a CDS encoding MFS transporter yields the protein MNRAQTMPGLAVRSASFRVAQWRMLLAAMFCYLFFYTGRQTFGFAIPGIQAEFGLSKETLGWASAAMLWAYAIGQAINGNLADKFGGRRIMTLGAVLSCGANWVTSFAGGFTSLILPWGVNGYFQALGWAPGGRLIANWWAAGERGKVYGFYTFAAGCASILSYVTSIVVLEVLQLEWRWIFRLPVLLMLAGGIIFYLVARERPQDLGFEPVGDTGVANADDKHQEAAHGEVESSAQRYKAVLRNPRLLIAALSLGFQNAARYGLIVWVPVHFLGANWKSGDSMVDPKWITVALPVGMAVGALSNGWVSDKLFGSKRYLAIMLYMVLGAATSLWMWSLPPHSVIGLIALFLCGFFVYGPASSFWALCPDLVGAKRAGTATGIMNFSSYLFAGLAEPLIGRLLDTTANTSLIFIVVTSACLCSAAVALFIRR